A single Paenibacillus kribbensis DNA region contains:
- a CDS encoding DedA family protein, which translates to MDVEYLISIIEQYGYAALFFTLWLGIVGLPIPDEVVVMTGGAVTSMGILHPLPAFVMVYLGVISGLSLGYVLGRMLGISVLDRLRRKKKMEKYITFSENLVHKYGNFTICISYLLPIVRHIIPYIVGINKISFKRYALFSYSTGLVWTLIFFLLGRFFGKHVQTVGELIHHYGLQVTLLLIVLTFIFFIMKYVWGKKATEE; encoded by the coding sequence ATGGATGTTGAATATTTAATTTCCATCATTGAACAGTACGGCTATGCGGCATTATTCTTTACTCTATGGCTCGGAATCGTAGGGCTGCCCATTCCAGACGAAGTTGTTGTGATGACTGGCGGGGCTGTAACAAGCATGGGTATACTTCATCCGCTACCCGCTTTTGTAATGGTATATCTTGGGGTTATATCGGGCTTATCCTTAGGTTATGTATTGGGGAGAATGTTAGGTATATCCGTTTTGGACCGTTTACGACGAAAGAAAAAAATGGAAAAGTACATTACGTTTTCGGAAAATTTAGTACATAAGTATGGAAATTTCACGATTTGCATCAGTTATTTGCTGCCCATCGTCCGTCACATTATTCCTTACATTGTCGGGATCAATAAAATAAGCTTCAAACGCTATGCGCTTTTCTCTTATTCAACCGGCTTGGTTTGGACGCTGATCTTCTTTCTGCTCGGACGTTTCTTTGGCAAGCATGTACAGACAGTTGGAGAACTGATACATCATTATGGCTTGCAGGTCACTTTGCTTCTCATTGTACTGACCTTTATATTTTTCATCATGAAATATGTGTGGGGGAAGAAAGCAACAGAGGAGTAA
- a CDS encoding class I SAM-dependent methyltransferase — protein sequence MIRISHLVHERFMFLFKFLHSPTYVGSITPSSRFLAKKMIESIPWSEVHAVAELGAGTGAITQYISPAARAQTKVLLFEKDQTMQQSLKRRFPNYLCYSDSRELQLAIKNAEIEQLDCIISGLPFFNFPQAMRDQIVEQIHLSLRDGGMFVAFQYSKQMKQQLGEWFDIEEIKFVPMNIPPAFVYVCRKKA from the coding sequence ATGATCCGTATTAGTCATTTGGTTCACGAGAGATTTATGTTCTTATTCAAATTTTTGCATTCACCTACATATGTGGGAAGCATAACACCAAGCTCCAGATTTCTGGCTAAAAAAATGATTGAATCCATTCCTTGGAGTGAAGTTCATGCCGTCGCCGAGCTTGGGGCTGGCACGGGAGCGATTACACAATATATTTCTCCTGCCGCAAGAGCTCAAACCAAGGTGCTGCTGTTCGAGAAGGATCAGACCATGCAGCAGAGCCTAAAAAGAAGGTTCCCGAATTATCTGTGTTATTCCGATTCACGCGAGCTTCAGCTTGCCATAAAAAATGCCGAAATTGAGCAGCTAGACTGCATAATAAGCGGGCTGCCCTTTTTTAATTTCCCACAAGCCATGCGAGATCAGATCGTAGAGCAAATTCATCTATCGCTCAGAGATGGAGGAATGTTCGTCGCCTTTCAATATTCTAAACAAATGAAGCAGCAGTTAGGTGAATGGTTTGATATTGAAGAGATCAAGTTTGTGCCCATGAACATTCCCCCCGCATTCGTCTATGTATGCCGGAAGAAAGCATAA
- a CDS encoding FlxA-like family protein has translation MNISSTSSSPISVASTSSLSSTNDTASLEKHKAQLEAEYNKVQQSKDNKETKETKMKQIQQQIKQIEAQIAQQSSQFSSTSAAKVEKSVPSNTEAPRINNANSSDITGIGKSLDISI, from the coding sequence ATGAATATTTCGTCGACATCCAGCAGTCCTATATCTGTTGCAAGCACTTCATCTTTATCCAGCACTAACGATACAGCCAGCCTGGAAAAGCACAAAGCTCAACTTGAAGCGGAATACAATAAAGTACAGCAGAGTAAGGATAATAAAGAAACAAAAGAAACGAAAATGAAGCAGATTCAGCAGCAGATCAAACAAATTGAAGCTCAAATTGCACAGCAAAGCTCTCAATTCAGCAGCACATCAGCTGCAAAAGTGGAAAAGTCCGTTCCAAGCAACACAGAAGCGCCCCGTATCAACAATGCTAACAGCAGCGATATTACGGGCATTGGAAAATCACTGGATATTTCGATTTAA